A stretch of the Candidatus Methylomirabilota bacterium genome encodes the following:
- the ispF gene encoding 2-C-methyl-D-erythritol 2,4-cyclodiphosphate synthase encodes MTTSRSGLGFDLHPLVDGRPLVLGGITVPAERGLGGHSDADVLTHAVCEALLGALALGDLGRMFPDTDPRWKGVSSLVLLESVMEALTRKGARPINVDATVICQAPRLGPHLPAMAERLAKTMGLAPDQMSVKAKSPEHLGLLGRGEGIAAMAVVSVEVP; translated from the coding sequence ATGACCACCTCGCGGAGCGGCCTCGGCTTCGACCTCCACCCGCTCGTCGACGGCCGCCCCCTCGTGTTGGGCGGCATCACCGTCCCTGCCGAGCGCGGGCTCGGGGGCCACTCGGATGCCGATGTCCTGACTCACGCCGTGTGCGAGGCCCTCCTGGGCGCGCTGGCCCTGGGCGACCTCGGGCGCATGTTCCCCGACACTGATCCGCGCTGGAAGGGCGTGTCGAGCCTGGTCCTGCTCGAAAGCGTGATGGAGGCCCTCACCCGGAAGGGCGCGCGCCCTATCAATGTCGACGCCACGGTGATCTGCCAGGCGCCCCGACTCGGTCCCCACCTGCCCGCCATGGCCGAGCGGCTCGCCAAGACCATGGGCCTGGCGCCTGATCAGATGAGCGTCAAGGCCAAGAGCCCCGAGCACCTGGGCCTCCTCGGCCGCGGCGAGGGCATCGCCGCCATGGCCGTGGTCAGCGTGGAGGTGCCGTGA
- the ispD gene encoding 2-C-methyl-D-erythritol 4-phosphate cytidylyltransferase — MMKAVALVPAAGSGTRMGGRQPKQYLLLGGAPLLVHTIRALARCPSIEGAVVAVSEDRIGATQALLRRFRVPRVLAVVAGGEERQDSVRLGLETISSEAAWVVVHDAVRPMVTPDLVERVLAAARIPGAATCGWPVRETVKMVQDSVVAKTLPRDGLWLTQTPQAFRRELLREAHDKAVREGFRGTDDAMLVERLGGRVAMVEGLARNIKITTPEDLKTVRMLLGSRR; from the coding sequence ATGATGAAAGCCGTCGCCCTCGTTCCCGCGGCTGGCTCCGGCACGCGCATGGGTGGACGGCAGCCCAAGCAATACCTCCTGCTGGGCGGCGCCCCCCTTCTCGTCCACACCATCCGCGCGCTCGCGCGATGCCCCTCCATCGAGGGCGCGGTGGTGGCGGTTTCTGAGGACAGGATCGGCGCGACCCAGGCTCTGCTCCGGCGCTTTCGAGTGCCCCGCGTGCTGGCCGTGGTCGCGGGTGGAGAGGAAAGGCAGGATTCGGTGCGGCTTGGCCTCGAGACGATTTCGTCCGAGGCGGCCTGGGTCGTGGTCCACGACGCCGTTCGGCCCATGGTCACGCCCGACCTCGTGGAGCGCGTGCTTGCGGCCGCGCGTATCCCCGGCGCCGCCACCTGCGGCTGGCCGGTGCGCGAGACGGTCAAGATGGTCCAGGACTCCGTCGTCGCCAAGACGCTGCCTCGGGACGGCCTGTGGCTGACCCAGACGCCGCAGGCCTTTCGACGGGAGCTCTTGCGCGAGGCCCACGACAAGGCCGTGCGGGAAGGCTTCCGCGGCACCGACGACGCGATGCTGGTGGAGCGGCTGGGTGGCCGGGTGGCCATGGTCGAGGGCCTGGCGCGGAACATCAAGATCACGACGCCGGAGGATCTCAAGACCGTGCGCATGCTTCTCGGGAGCCGTCGATGA
- a CDS encoding PIN domain-containing protein codes for MAIIIVRIVMLAAATAAGMAFGPAMGIPATNWWLAGAGFLFGVLAVLLEWQARRIPVDRLFWGAMGGIVGLGLGLGLGTAVGAVAPDAGPLGRGLFGLLLTYLGASVALAKRDELEDMSSKLFPKTAARRQGFKILDTSVIIDGRIVDLSEVGFLEGTLVIPQFVLRELQQIADSPDPLKRNRGKRGFDVLQRLQRMPGATVRIEDQDFPQVREVDRKLIELAKAMGGKVVTNDYNLNKVAELSGVAVLNVNELANALRPVVLPGELVHVHVVKEGKEAGQGVAYLDDGTMVVVDHGKRFIGQQVSVTVTSVLQTTAGRMIFSRLKDEEGSR; via the coding sequence ATGGCCATCATCATCGTGCGCATAGTCATGCTGGCGGCGGCGACGGCAGCCGGAATGGCCTTCGGCCCCGCCATGGGCATTCCCGCGACCAACTGGTGGCTGGCCGGCGCCGGCTTTCTCTTCGGCGTCCTCGCCGTCTTGCTCGAATGGCAGGCGCGACGCATCCCGGTCGACCGGCTCTTCTGGGGTGCCATGGGCGGCATCGTCGGGCTGGGTCTCGGGCTCGGCCTCGGCACGGCCGTGGGCGCCGTCGCTCCCGATGCGGGCCCCCTCGGCCGCGGTCTCTTCGGGCTGCTCCTGACCTATCTGGGCGCATCGGTGGCGCTGGCCAAGCGCGACGAGCTCGAGGACATGTCGTCCAAGCTCTTTCCCAAGACGGCGGCGCGGCGGCAGGGCTTCAAGATCCTCGACACCTCCGTGATCATCGACGGGCGGATCGTGGACCTCTCCGAGGTCGGCTTTCTCGAGGGCACCCTCGTCATCCCCCAGTTCGTGCTGCGAGAGCTCCAGCAGATCGCCGATTCGCCCGATCCCCTCAAGCGGAACCGGGGCAAGCGAGGCTTCGACGTGCTCCAGCGGCTGCAGCGGATGCCCGGCGCCACCGTGCGGATCGAGGACCAGGATTTCCCGCAGGTGCGTGAGGTCGACCGCAAGCTCATCGAGCTCGCCAAGGCCATGGGCGGCAAGGTCGTGACCAACGACTACAACCTCAACAAGGTTGCGGAGCTCTCGGGGGTCGCGGTGCTCAACGTCAACGAGCTGGCCAATGCCCTGCGCCCCGTGGTGCTGCCGGGCGAGCTCGTCCACGTCCACGTGGTCAAGGAGGGAAAGGAGGCGGGGCAGGGCGTCGCCTACCTCGACGACGGCACCATGGTGGTCGTGGATCACGGCAAGCGCTTCATCGGCCAGCAGGTGAGCGTGACGGTGACCTCGGTCCTGCAGACCACGGCCGGCCGCATGATCTTCTCCCGCCTGAAGGACGAAGAGGGCTCGCGGTGA
- the radA gene encoding DNA repair protein RadA, with translation MAKERSIYRCQTCGFAAPKPGTCPDCARMGSFVALIEERPLASRSERPKLAAGAKPMPIGDIAVEAGERILTGIGELDRVLGGGVVPGSLVLIGGDPGIGKSTLLLQASRALAERRGPVLYVSGEESAAQVKLRADRLGIAPKGLYFLAETDLQVIEAHAIELRPRALIVDSIQTVFLPGLESAPGSVSQVRECAARLMLLAKSRGMAAFLVGHVTKDGAIAGPRVLEHLVDTVLYFEGEQHHAYRILRAVKNRFGSTNEIGVFEMGELGLAEVSNPSGFFLAERPRGAAGSVIVSSLEGTRPLLLELQALVTPASFGTPRRTVLGADYNRVCLLLAVLEKRVGFPLQSQDVFVNVAGGARVTEPASDLGIAIAAASSYLDRPVRGDVVIMGEVGLTGEVRAVAGFTARLKEAAALGFDTAVVPQNNLGGKNPAAGATHPLTVQGVGSVDEAVKTLLGE, from the coding sequence GTGGCAAAAGAGCGATCGATCTATCGCTGTCAAACCTGCGGCTTCGCAGCGCCGAAGCCCGGCACCTGCCCTGATTGCGCCCGGATGGGAAGCTTCGTCGCCCTGATCGAGGAGCGGCCTCTGGCCTCGCGCTCCGAACGGCCCAAGCTGGCCGCGGGCGCCAAGCCCATGCCCATCGGCGACATCGCCGTCGAGGCGGGAGAGCGGATCCTCACGGGCATCGGCGAGCTCGATCGCGTCCTGGGGGGCGGCGTGGTGCCGGGCTCGCTGGTCCTCATCGGAGGTGACCCCGGTATCGGCAAGTCCACCCTCCTGCTCCAGGCTAGCCGGGCCCTCGCCGAGCGGCGGGGTCCGGTGCTCTATGTCTCGGGCGAGGAGTCGGCGGCGCAGGTCAAGCTGCGGGCCGATCGGCTCGGCATCGCGCCGAAGGGACTCTACTTCCTCGCGGAGACGGATCTCCAGGTCATCGAGGCGCACGCGATTGAGCTCCGGCCGCGCGCGCTCATCGTGGACTCCATACAGACGGTCTTTCTGCCCGGGCTCGAGTCGGCGCCCGGCAGCGTCAGCCAGGTGCGCGAGTGCGCCGCCCGCCTCATGCTCCTCGCCAAGAGCCGCGGCATGGCCGCCTTTCTCGTCGGTCACGTCACCAAGGACGGAGCCATCGCGGGACCGCGCGTTCTCGAGCATCTCGTCGACACCGTGCTCTACTTCGAAGGCGAGCAGCACCACGCCTATCGTATCCTCCGCGCCGTCAAGAATCGCTTCGGGTCGACCAATGAGATCGGGGTGTTCGAGATGGGTGAGCTGGGGCTGGCCGAGGTGTCGAACCCGTCCGGCTTCTTCCTCGCCGAGCGGCCGCGTGGGGCCGCGGGCTCGGTCATCGTCTCGAGCCTCGAGGGCACCCGGCCGCTCCTGCTCGAGCTACAGGCCCTCGTCACGCCCGCCAGCTTCGGGACGCCGCGACGTACGGTGCTGGGGGCCGACTACAATCGCGTCTGCCTGCTCCTGGCCGTGCTCGAGAAGCGGGTGGGATTTCCGCTCCAGAGCCAGGATGTCTTCGTCAACGTGGCAGGAGGCGCGCGCGTCACCGAGCCGGCCTCCGACCTCGGCATCGCCATCGCGGCAGCTTCGAGCTACCTCGATCGGCCCGTCCGCGGCGACGTGGTGATCATGGGCGAGGTGGGGCTGACCGGCGAGGTGCGCGCGGTGGCCGGCTTCACGGCACGGCTCAAGGAGGCGGCGGCCCTCGGCTTCGATACCGCCGTGGTGCCCCAGAACAATCTCGGCGGCAAGAATCCGGCGGCGGGAGCCACGCATCCCCTTACCGTTCAGGGCGTGGGCTCGGTGGACGAGGCGGTCAAGACACTGCTCGGGGAGTGA
- a CDS encoding MlaD family protein encodes MPDRRSLALQLRIGGFVLVSLVVFLAIIYLLGARARYFESKYELIAEFTEVGGLIEGATVRLAGVQIGRVTDVTLSPKVGSKVRVTMTVARRFHDRIRRDSEARIATQGLLGDKIVEITSGSPDAPPLAPGEPLTSREAFEMGRMFAEGAGTLAAVNQLVSTLRAAVDRLDKSGAVEDLGVAASSARRITNEVEKGRGWLHVLVYEEPEALRRLNAILISAEALMARAESGDSAVGVLLSKDSAKSGRALMAALDALGRAAEKPGPSDGLLPALLFDPEYRPVARDLQILARNFRDVSEKLARGEGVLGGLIQGGNEDGMSQAGADVRTALANLRAVSEKLNSGEGTLGKLVVDPTLYESMVSFLEGAQRSFLLRALIRSTIKTGDRAKDK; translated from the coding sequence ATGCCAGACCGCCGCTCCCTCGCCCTTCAGCTCCGCATCGGCGGCTTCGTCCTCGTGTCGCTGGTCGTCTTCCTCGCCATCATCTATCTGCTGGGGGCCCGCGCCCGCTACTTCGAGAGCAAGTACGAGCTCATCGCCGAGTTCACCGAGGTCGGGGGGCTCATCGAGGGCGCCACCGTGCGCCTGGCCGGCGTCCAGATCGGCCGGGTCACGGACGTGACGCTGTCTCCCAAGGTCGGCAGCAAGGTGCGGGTGACCATGACGGTGGCGCGGCGCTTCCACGATCGCATCCGCCGCGACTCCGAGGCGCGTATCGCGACCCAGGGTCTGCTCGGCGACAAGATCGTGGAGATCACCAGCGGCTCGCCGGATGCCCCGCCCCTCGCGCCGGGGGAGCCGCTGACCTCCCGCGAGGCGTTCGAGATGGGCCGGATGTTCGCCGAAGGCGCGGGCACGCTGGCCGCCGTCAACCAGCTGGTGTCGACGCTGCGCGCCGCCGTCGATCGGCTCGACAAGAGCGGCGCCGTGGAAGATCTTGGCGTGGCGGCCAGCTCCGCGCGCCGTATCACCAACGAGGTCGAGAAGGGGCGAGGGTGGCTCCACGTGCTGGTCTACGAGGAGCCGGAGGCGCTCCGGCGGCTCAATGCCATCCTCATCTCGGCGGAAGCCCTCATGGCTCGGGCGGAGAGCGGGGACAGCGCCGTCGGCGTCCTGCTCTCCAAGGACAGCGCGAAGTCTGGCCGCGCGCTCATGGCTGCCCTCGACGCGCTGGGGCGGGCTGCGGAGAAGCCGGGGCCCAGCGACGGCCTCCTCCCGGCCCTCCTCTTCGACCCCGAGTACCGGCCGGTGGCGCGAGACCTCCAGATCCTCGCGCGGAACTTCCGTGACGTGTCCGAGAAGCTCGCGCGAGGCGAGGGCGTGCTCGGCGGGCTCATACAGGGAGGGAACGAGGACGGCATGAGCCAGGCCGGCGCGGACGTACGGACCGCCCTCGCCAATCTCCGCGCGGTGTCCGAGAAGCTCAATTCCGGCGAGGGCACCCTGGGAAAGCTCGTGGTCGACCCCACGCTCTACGAGAGCATGGTCTCGTTTCTCGAGGGCGCGCAGCGGAGCTTTCTCCTGCGCGCCCTCATACGCTCCACGATCAAGACGGGCGATCGAGCCAAGGACAAGTAG
- a CDS encoding ATP-binding cassette domain-containing protein — translation MAPAPEIPVELREVRKSFEDKPVLRGVSLALGKGTTLAVMGGSGAGKTVLLRITDGLIRPDAGQVSLFGTRIERMREEAMLPLRRRAGFVFQGAALFDSLSVFENVAFPLREHTSMSLGEITDRVHRFLSLVGLPGVDDLLPAELSGGMRKRVGIARALVLEPEVVFFDEPTAGLDPTNARLVGELMVSLRSGVCDTAIVVTHDIEFANMIADQMAILHQGRIADIGTPAEMRASSNPDVRRFLAGELRED, via the coding sequence GTGGCGCCGGCTCCCGAGATTCCCGTCGAGCTCCGAGAGGTGCGAAAGTCCTTCGAGGACAAGCCCGTGCTCCGGGGCGTGAGCCTGGCCCTTGGCAAGGGCACCACGCTGGCCGTCATGGGCGGGAGCGGCGCGGGCAAGACCGTGCTCCTGCGCATCACGGACGGGCTGATCCGGCCCGATGCCGGACAGGTGTCGCTCTTCGGCACGCGCATCGAGCGCATGCGCGAAGAGGCCATGCTCCCGCTCCGGAGGCGGGCGGGGTTCGTCTTCCAGGGCGCCGCCCTCTTCGACTCGCTCTCCGTCTTCGAAAACGTCGCCTTCCCGCTGCGCGAGCACACCAGCATGTCGCTCGGGGAGATCACGGACCGCGTCCATCGATTCCTGTCTCTGGTGGGATTGCCCGGCGTCGACGACCTCCTGCCCGCGGAGCTCTCCGGGGGCATGCGCAAGCGGGTGGGCATCGCCCGCGCCCTCGTGCTGGAGCCCGAGGTCGTCTTCTTCGACGAGCCCACGGCCGGGCTCGACCCCACCAATGCCCGGCTGGTCGGCGAGCTGATGGTCTCGCTGCGGTCGGGGGTCTGCGACACCGCCATCGTGGTCACCCACGACATCGAGTTCGCCAACATGATTGCCGACCAGATGGCCATCCTGCACCAGGGGCGCATCGCGGACATCGGCACTCCGGCCGAGATGCGCGCCTCCTCCAACCCCGACGTCCGCCGCTTCCTCGCGGGCGAGCTCCGCGAAGACTGA
- a CDS encoding ABC transporter permease, protein MSVWAYARRQGQESVAWYGGLGLLAIEAARNVRLPPSYLVIVAQQIDLIGVRSLLVALTAGLFTGMVLALQSAVNMARFGAENYVGPIVALSMLRELGPVLTAILVGGKVASGITAELGSMKVTEQIDALRALGVNYVKRLIVPRLLAALVVFPLVTILADAIGLFGGMLVVVFDRGVDGYLYWNTISYWVVMRDFLTGIAKSVVFGALVTLIGCYNGLGTEGGTEGLGRSTTDTVVQVAMAVIISDFFLTKLFFILFW, encoded by the coding sequence ATGAGCGTGTGGGCGTACGCGCGGCGCCAGGGGCAGGAATCCGTGGCGTGGTACGGCGGGCTCGGCCTCCTCGCCATCGAGGCCGCGCGTAACGTCAGGCTCCCGCCCTCCTATCTGGTCATCGTGGCCCAGCAGATCGACTTGATCGGGGTGCGTTCGCTCCTCGTCGCCCTCACGGCCGGGCTCTTCACGGGCATGGTCCTGGCCCTCCAGAGCGCCGTGAACATGGCGCGGTTCGGGGCGGAGAACTACGTCGGGCCCATCGTGGCCCTCTCCATGCTGCGCGAGCTCGGGCCCGTGCTCACGGCCATCCTGGTGGGCGGCAAGGTCGCCTCCGGCATCACGGCGGAGCTGGGCTCCATGAAGGTGACGGAGCAGATCGACGCGCTCCGCGCCCTCGGCGTCAACTACGTCAAGCGTCTGATCGTGCCGCGTCTCCTCGCCGCCCTCGTGGTGTTCCCGCTCGTGACCATCCTGGCCGATGCCATCGGGCTCTTCGGTGGCATGCTCGTCGTGGTCTTCGACCGTGGCGTCGATGGCTATCTCTACTGGAACACCATCTCGTACTGGGTGGTCATGCGCGATTTCCTGACGGGCATCGCCAAGAGCGTGGTCTTCGGCGCCCTCGTCACCCTCATCGGCTGCTACAACGGGCTCGGCACCGAGGGCGGCACCGAGGGGCTGGGTCGCTCCACCACCGACACGGTGGTCCAGGTCGCCATGGCCGTGATCATCTCGGACTTCTTCCTCACCAAGCTCTTTTTCATCCTGTTCTGGTGA
- the hisIE gene encoding bifunctional phosphoribosyl-AMP cyclohydrolase/phosphoribosyl-ATP diphosphatase HisIE → MTELKWDAQGLIPAVAQETETGEVLMVAWMDRGALAKTLGTGLAHYWSRERRALWRKGETSGHGQHVDGVYADCDRDTLLVQVHQDGVACHTGARTCFFTRLAGLASPAPGGAGPAVLEVVERVLQSRKVERPAGSYTAGLFERGEAQICRKIGEEATEVVTAALGGEGDGRVVSEVADLWFHSMVLLASRGIPLRRVFEELARRHGEKSPA, encoded by the coding sequence GTGACCGAGCTCAAATGGGACGCCCAGGGACTCATCCCCGCCGTGGCGCAGGAGACGGAGACGGGCGAAGTGCTCATGGTCGCCTGGATGGACCGCGGCGCTCTCGCCAAGACTCTCGGAACGGGGCTGGCCCATTACTGGTCGCGCGAGCGACGAGCCCTCTGGCGCAAAGGAGAGACCTCCGGCCACGGGCAGCACGTCGACGGCGTCTATGCGGACTGCGATCGCGACACCCTCCTCGTCCAGGTGCACCAGGACGGTGTCGCCTGCCACACGGGCGCGCGGACCTGCTTCTTCACTCGCCTCGCGGGACTCGCCTCCCCCGCGCCGGGGGGGGCGGGTCCCGCGGTGCTCGAGGTGGTGGAGCGCGTGCTCCAGTCGCGCAAGGTGGAGCGGCCCGCCGGCTCCTACACGGCCGGGCTCTTCGAGCGCGGGGAGGCGCAGATCTGCCGGAAGATCGGCGAGGAGGCGACCGAGGTGGTGACGGCGGCCCTCGGCGGCGAGGGCGACGGGCGCGTGGTGTCGGAAGTGGCCGATCTCTGGTTCCACAGCATGGTGCTGCTCGCCTCTCGCGGCATCCCGTTGCGCCGCGTCTTCGAAGAGCTCGCGCGGCGCCACGGAGAGAAGAGCCCGGCATGA
- the hisF gene encoding imidazole glycerol phosphate synthase subunit HisF — MLCKRLIPCLDVHGGRVVKGVRFVDLRDAGDPAEAARAYDAQGADELVFLDITASHEEREIMLDVVRRTAEGIYMPLTVGGGVRSIEDIRTLLRAGADKVSVNTAALERPELIREAAQRFGSQCIVVAIDAKRITAKRITAKRITANRITAKREPSPPLRWSVFTHGGRRSTGRDAVAWAREVEALGAGEILLTSMDRDGTGDGYDLELTRAVSEAVSVPVIASGGAGSLEDLRTGVVEGKADAVLVASMFHFGRHTIGEAKAYLRDRGVAVRLEP; from the coding sequence ATGCTCTGCAAGCGCCTCATCCCATGCCTCGATGTCCACGGCGGCCGTGTCGTCAAGGGGGTGCGCTTCGTGGATCTCCGCGACGCGGGCGATCCCGCCGAGGCCGCGCGAGCGTATGACGCCCAGGGCGCCGACGAGCTGGTCTTCCTCGACATCACCGCCTCCCACGAGGAGCGCGAGATCATGCTCGACGTCGTGCGCCGGACGGCCGAGGGCATCTACATGCCGCTCACCGTGGGGGGCGGCGTGCGGAGCATCGAGGACATCCGGACCCTGCTCCGCGCCGGCGCCGACAAGGTCTCGGTCAATACCGCGGCCCTCGAGCGCCCCGAGCTGATCCGCGAGGCGGCCCAGCGCTTCGGCAGCCAGTGCATCGTGGTGGCCATTGATGCCAAGCGAATCACTGCCAAGCGAATCACTGCCAAGCGAATCACTGCGAATCGAATCACCGCGAAGCGTGAGCCGAGCCCGCCCCTGCGGTGGAGCGTCTTCACCCATGGCGGCCGCCGGTCGACGGGTCGCGACGCGGTCGCCTGGGCGCGCGAGGTCGAGGCGCTCGGAGCGGGGGAGATCCTCCTCACGAGCATGGACCGAGACGGCACGGGCGACGGCTATGACCTCGAGCTGACGCGCGCGGTGTCGGAGGCGGTCAGCGTCCCCGTCATCGCCTCGGGAGGGGCGGGGAGCCTCGAGGATCTTCGCACGGGCGTGGTCGAGGGCAAGGCCGACGCCGTGCTCGTGGCCTCCATGTTTCACTTCGGCCGGCACACCATCGGCGAGGCCAAGGCCTATCTTCGCGATCGCGGCGTGGCCGTGAGGCTCGAGCCGTGA
- the hisA gene encoding 1-(5-phosphoribosyl)-5-[(5-phosphoribosylamino)methylideneamino]imidazole-4-carboxamide isomerase, protein MLVIPAIDLRNGRCVRLLQGRAEAETVFSDDPVAMARRWEAEGAPRLHVVDLDGAFDAGPAQAVLIRDIVRAVNIPVEVGGGLRAVEHVQAVLDSGARWAIVGTRAALDPDFLADICRRFPDRIMVGVDAADGHVAVDGWTRVLELEAVALGRDAAAAGAAAIVYTDITRDGTQGGPNLWSTEAVARAATIPLFASGGVGSLDDIRQLATIPGVDGVIVGRALYSGAVDLRAAVAEAR, encoded by the coding sequence ATGCTGGTCATTCCCGCCATCGATCTCCGGAACGGCCGATGTGTGCGGCTGCTTCAGGGACGCGCGGAGGCCGAGACCGTGTTCTCCGACGATCCCGTGGCCATGGCCCGCCGCTGGGAGGCGGAGGGCGCCCCGCGGCTTCACGTCGTGGATCTCGACGGCGCCTTCGACGCCGGGCCGGCCCAGGCTGTCCTCATCCGCGACATCGTCCGTGCCGTGAACATACCCGTGGAGGTGGGCGGGGGACTCCGGGCGGTAGAGCACGTGCAGGCCGTGCTCGACTCGGGGGCGCGCTGGGCCATCGTGGGCACCCGCGCGGCTCTTGACCCCGATTTCCTCGCCGACATCTGCCGCCGCTTCCCCGATCGAATCATGGTGGGTGTCGACGCCGCGGACGGCCACGTGGCCGTGGATGGCTGGACCCGCGTCTTGGAGCTGGAGGCGGTGGCTCTGGGGCGTGATGCCGCGGCGGCCGGCGCGGCGGCCATCGTCTATACGGACATCACCAGGGACGGCACCCAGGGCGGCCCGAACCTCTGGAGCACGGAGGCGGTGGCCCGCGCCGCCACCATCCCGCTCTTCGCGTCCGGGGGGGTCGGGTCCCTCGACGACATCCGCCAGCTCGCCACCATCCCGGGCGTCGACGGCGTCATCGTCGGCCGCGCGCTCTACAGCGGCGCCGTCGATCTCCGCGCCGCCGTGGCGGAGGCCCGCTAG
- the hisH gene encoding imidazole glycerol phosphate synthase subunit HisH, translating into MIAVIDYGRGNLGSVENALGRLGMRAVVTQDPRVIEGARALVLPGDGAFHDAMSGLQSLGLLDPLKAALDEGRPFLGICLGYQLLFTESEEFGQGKGLDVIPGTVRRFPGGLKVPHMGWNTVEHRGDLRIFEGIPSGAHFYFVHSYYPSAADPSLPMATCTYGLTFPAAVGRGTLFATQFHPEKSQRWGLKLLENFAAFVRDGRT; encoded by the coding sequence GTGATCGCCGTCATCGACTACGGCCGAGGGAATCTGGGCAGCGTCGAGAACGCGCTCGGCCGTCTGGGAATGCGGGCCGTCGTGACTCAGGACCCGCGCGTCATCGAGGGCGCGCGCGCTCTCGTCCTGCCCGGCGACGGCGCTTTCCACGACGCCATGAGCGGTCTCCAATCCCTCGGCCTCCTCGACCCTCTCAAGGCCGCCCTCGACGAGGGCCGCCCCTTTCTCGGCATCTGCCTGGGCTATCAGCTCCTCTTCACGGAGAGCGAGGAGTTCGGTCAGGGCAAGGGGCTCGACGTGATTCCCGGGACGGTCCGGCGCTTCCCGGGCGGGCTCAAGGTGCCGCACATGGGCTGGAATACCGTCGAGCATCGGGGGGACTTGCGCATCTTCGAGGGCATCCCGTCCGGGGCCCATTTCTACTTCGTGCACTCCTACTATCCGAGCGCGGCGGATCCCTCGCTGCCCATGGCGACCTGCACCTACGGGCTGACCTTTCCGGCGGCCGTGGGGCGGGGCACGCTCTTCGCCACGCAGTTTCACCCCGAGAAGAGCCAGCGCTGGGGCTTGAAGCTGCTCGAGAACTTCGCGGCCTTCGTGCGCGACGGACGGACCTGA
- the hisB gene encoding imidazoleglycerol-phosphate dehydratase HisB encodes MPRQGRVERRTKETQIVLQLGLDGTGASKVETGIPFFSHMLEAWAKHGLMDLTVDARGDLEVDLHHTVEDVGICLGKAFREALGDKAGIVRYGASFLPMDEALLHAAVDISGRPYLVFNVPLRRARISNFDLELLEDFFRAFAFNAEITLHVNMHYGQNLHHIAEAAFKAVGRALAEATRLNPRIAGVLSTKGTL; translated from the coding sequence ATTCCCCGCCAGGGCCGCGTCGAGCGCCGGACCAAGGAGACGCAGATCGTGCTCCAGCTCGGCCTCGACGGCACGGGCGCCTCCAAGGTGGAGACGGGCATCCCCTTCTTCTCCCACATGCTCGAGGCCTGGGCCAAGCACGGCCTGATGGACCTGACCGTGGATGCTCGCGGGGACCTCGAGGTGGACCTTCACCACACGGTGGAGGATGTGGGGATCTGCCTGGGCAAGGCATTTCGCGAGGCGCTGGGCGACAAGGCGGGGATCGTCCGCTACGGCGCGTCTTTCCTTCCCATGGATGAGGCCCTCCTGCACGCCGCCGTCGACATCTCGGGCCGGCCCTATCTCGTCTTCAACGTGCCGCTGCGGCGCGCGCGGATCAGCAACTTCGACCTGGAGCTCCTCGAGGACTTCTTCCGCGCCTTCGCCTTCAACGCCGAGATCACCCTGCACGTCAACATGCACTACGGGCAGAACCTCCACCACATCGCCGAGGCCGCCTTCAAGGCGGTGGGTCGCGCCCTCGCGGAGGCGACGCGGCTGAACCCGCGCATCGCCGGAGTCCTCAGCACCAAGGGAACCCTCTGA